A segment of the Colletotrichum destructivum chromosome 3, complete sequence genome:
TGCAGGCGAACAGAGCTTCCGAGGCATAAACAGCCATCCCGGTCGTCTCATCCGGGGATTACTGCCGCTATCTTACAACCCCTCCCGAGTTCCTACCATGGaactctgtacagagtacgggGCAGGCCTATATTAGAAGGCAGCCCGACTATGTGGCAGAATGTCCTGTGCTGTCGCAAAAGCGCGACAGAATAAAGGGGTTTGTCCATGTCGGGAATttaaacccccccccccatctgcCCATGGTTAACCTGACTGTTCGAAGCCTAGGAAGGATGTTTGGTATCTATTCCCGGCACCTAAGCCTCTTTGGTGATATTGGCGATGGAGGAAGTGTCGAGTCTGTCACCTTACCTTGCATTCCCGTGCCCCTCACCAAACTTCATCACTGACTCCGGTCCCCAATACGCGAAAAGAAGCAGGCGCTTCGCGAACTACAGAACCCCTAGAGACAATGCACGCAGCAGCACTTCACCCAAACCTCCCACATCTCACCCATTGCCGAACAAGTCCGTCGACCAAGGAAACCCGCTTCTCAACTTggcagacgaggaggatgggcACCCTTTCTACCCAAGCTCCAGCGCATAACACTGAAGTGTGGGAGCTCCGCAGCGCTTTGAGCCAATCACGTCACGTTGCTCCGGCCGCTGGAGAAAGACTGGACGCTGGAGTCTTGCCAGGGTCGCCCGTTACGGCAGTCCGCAGAATGGTGCGCCGATTCCGCAGTGTGGGGTAGTTCCAGACCCTGACAAGGTAGCAACCGCCCGGCCGTTCTTGATGCGAGAGTCATCCAATCTGTCGGCCGGTCACGCCCTCTCGAGAGAGCTTCAACAGCTGCCCAACCCGACGCGAGAcaatccctccccccccccccccccaaaaaaaaaaattcgCTCATaccctccacctcctcccttcttctcgcttcgtcatcccctcccctcgaAATCGAGTCTTCGCAAAACCGTCGTCTCTTCCCGACCCTACTCGGTTTCTCACCTCTCCTCGCATGGAATCGACGGCATGGTTTCCCTCGCATTGCGGCATGCCGGCAGACGATGCGGATTGACATCAACCACAAGGAGGGCACTGCTGCCTGCGAGATCCGGTGCTCAGCATGAGCGcggcgtctcgtcgtcgctatGGCGCTCCATGAGCAGCGCTACCTGGAGACCGGTGTCGGTCTTGGACGAGTGCGCCTCCCGCCCTGTCTCGAGACTTCAGTGCCTTTCTGTCACATGCTAAACAAAGTCTCGTTTTCGACAGATGGGTCGTGAGAGAAGCCCGTCCCATCAGCTTGCGACAGCTTATGGTTTTCGGCCGGTCCCTCACCGAATCACGACTTTTGAGCTCTGCAAACTACGTTCGAACTGAGCTGCCGACTCGGTAAGGGCCATTCCTTGCTGCGTCATACCTCTCCGTACGGACTGACTGGTAGATTCCCGTCGTAACAGAATAGCACATCGCATTCGAGATATGCAGCAACTGCCCTACGTCGTAGTCACAAATCCCCACATAAAAGAGGTCTACGAGCTATACAACAATGCGTTCGAGATGTTTCGCAAGGTCAAAGAGGTCAAGAACCTGGAGGACAACGAGAAGTTCTGCCAGATCATCAGCGGCATGCTCAAGGCTCACCTCACCGTCATCCCCAAGCTATCGATGGGCATTCTGGAAAGCCGAGGCTGCATGGATGCCAAAGATCTTGACAAGTTCATGAATACCGTCTTGAGATCGGTGAGTCCCCGTCCCATTGTGCCGCCGGTATCGCTCACTTCGGCAAATCTAACGCAAGCCCCTCTCCAGAGGATATCCCGTAGAGTCATCGCCGAACAGCATCTCGCCCTGACGGAAACGTATCACTCGCCGTGGTTCTCGCCCGGCGCGAAGCTATCCGAGTCCGAATTTATAGGCGAGGTCTTCATTAAGTGCATCGCCAAAGACGTCATCGAGCGCTGCAcccgcgccgtcgagagCCTGGCCCGCTCGACGTATGGCCAAGATGTAGAGCTTCCCGAGATCAAGGTCGAGGGCCACCTCGAGGCAAACTTCCCCTACATCCTTAGCCACCTCGAGTATATCATTGGCGAGCTGCTGCGCAATTCCGTCCAGGCAGTCGTagagcggcgg
Coding sequences within it:
- a CDS encoding Putative PDK/BCKDK protein kinase is translated as MVSLALRHAGRRCGLTSTTRRALLPARSGAQHERGVSSSLWRSMSSATWRPVSVLDEWVVREARPISLRQLMVFGRSLTESRLLSSANYVRTELPTRIAHRIRDMQQLPYVVVTNPHIKEVYELYNNAFEMFRKVKEVKNLEDNEKFCQIISGMLKAHLTVIPKLSMGILESRGCMDAKDLDKFMNTVLRSRISRRVIAEQHLALTETYHSPWFSPGAKLSESEFIGEVFIKCIAKDVIERCTRAVESLARSTYGQDVELPEIKVEGHLEANFPYILSHLEYIIGELLRNSVQAVVERRQRDNNKNTKLPPIEVTICEAQQHVIIRISDQGGGIPREELPYLWSFSKGPQSQRRLENLGRVPKLAATMQELHVSEELGRADMKTPSHGSSLSSMTSRPPNLRLGMGLPLSRVYAEYWAGSLELHSLEGYGVDAFLQISKLGNKNEQLTTRATMDAV